GGAAGAGAAAAAGAGTGGAATTCGGAAGGGATGGGTTCATCCTTGAAAGAGTCGGTTCAGAAGAATTTTTTGAAACCAACGAACCCAATCCCCTACCTAGTCTTTCGGAACACCGATTTTAGGAGAACGTTTGATTCATGAAAAAAGAGAAAGCTGACAAGGCTCAAGAAAAAGAAACCGACCAAAGAAAGCAGGCCATTGACGCTGCCCTAGGCCAAATCGAAAAACAATTTGGTAAAGGTTCCATTATGCGCCTTGGTGCAGATACACGTATGTCAGAAATGAACGTAGTATCCACAGGTTCTTTGGATCTAGACATCGCCTTGGGGATAGGCGGGTTTCCTTCCGGTAGAATCCTAGAAATTTATGGACCAGAGTCTTCTGGTAAAACAACACTCACTCTTTCTGCGATCGCAGAAACGCAGAAAAAAGGAGGCATTGCCGCCTTTATCGATGCGGAACATGCCCTCGATCCTTCCTATGCCAAAAAACTGGGAGTGAACGTAGACGATTTACTCGTAGCCCAACCAGACAATGGGGAAGAAGCATTAGAAATTTGTGAATCCTTAGTGCGCTCTAATGCGATTGATCTCATCGTGATCGATTCGGTTGCCGCTCTCGTTCCCAAAGCTGAGATCGAAGGCGATATGGGCGATTCCCATATGGGTTTGCAAGCCCGGCTCATGTCCCAAGCCCTCAGAAAACTTACAGGAACCATTTCCAAATCAAATACCACGGTTATCTTTATCAACCAGATCCGTATGAAAATAGGTGTGATGTTTGGAAGTCCAGAAACCACTACAGGAGGGAATGCCTTAAAATTCTATGCTTCCATCCGATTGGACATCCGTCGTATCGAAACATTGAAAGAAAAGGAAGAACCTGTTGGTAGCCGCGTGCGAGTGAAAGTGGTGAAAAACAAGTGTGCGCCACCATTCCGCCAAGCGGAGTTTGATATCATGTATGCGACTGGAATCAACAAAGAAAGTTCTCTCATTGATCTTGCCGTTCGCCATGACCTCATTGGAAAAGCGGGTTCATGGTATTCCCACGGGGGAGAAAAAATCGGACAAGGAAAGGAACAAGTTAGACTTTTCTTTCTCGAAAACCCAGACATCGCATTCAAAATCGAGAACCAAGTTCGGGACCTCAACGGACTTCCGCTCGTGGACCAAGCAAAGATCCAAACAAGAGAAGTGAAATCCATTGAACGAGATCCAAAAGAAACTAAAGAAACAAAATCAAAACAACCAGTTAGTTTCTCCACCGAAACAGACGGAGACGTTGCTGTCGGAGAATAAACAGATACGGCTTTCTTTTTAGGAACCATTGACCGGTTCGGGGTTTCCCGGGCCGGTTTTTTTTTCCAAATCAAGAATATACAAAATCCCCTTACTTTGAGAAAATTCAATGTCCTTCTATGAAAAAGGATGTCTGGAAACTGTCTTCTTAAAGATTGTTCCTAATACATTCCGAATCTTATGACAAAAAAATTCATACTCTTCCTATTGATTTTTTCTCTCCAATGCCAAACCCAAGAAAAGAAAACAGAAACGGCCTTTAAAGAAACTCCTCTCTATGATGAATGGGCAGGCCTGAGTGAATCTGACCCACTCCATAAAAAAGAAATGGATCTGAGTTGGAACCAACTAACAAAAAGACAAGATTCCATAATTCAGTTTCTACAACGAAAAGATTATAAACCCGATGTTAAAACCGTCATTTATCCTTTTAGCGGAATTGATGTTTTAAACCTGTTTTCTTTTTATCCCCAATGTGAACGTTATATCTTGTTTGGGTTGGAAGATCCAGGTTACCCGAACCAGTATACTTCCCTAACTGATAAAGAAAAACAAATCGTAAAACAGGGGATTAGGAATTTATCGGATCATTTGGCTGGCAGAAATTATTTCACGTATCGAAAGATGAAGGAAGAAACGAAGAAAAAAGAATTAAACGGCGCTTATCCAGTGTTTGTTTCTTTTCTTCGCCGAATGGGAAAAGAAATCCTAGATTCAAAAGAAGAAGAGATCGTTGGCAAAGGAATTACTTATAAAGGATTTACAATCTCCCTTTATGATACAAAACTAAAAAAATACGAAACACTTACTTACTTTAAAATATTCTTAATTGGCAATGAAGGTGTTCCCGGCGACGGACTGTATGAATACTTCTCCGATCTAACGAATGTAGGTATTTTCACAAAATCTGCGGAGTATTTATTTCATGGGGAAAAAAGAAAGTTAATCCGTGACCTCCTTTTAAAGAATGCAGAGTTCGTAGTTCAAGATGAGTCCGGTTTTCCGATACGATTTTTTCCAGAAGAAAGCTGGAAACGCCAAGTATTTGGTCGGTATGAAAAATCTTGGAATTTATCTGGTGCAGTTGCGCCTGAAGTCCAACCAGAACTGAAAAAACTTAGTGAGATAACAAATGATGAAATTTTACCATTTCCCTTCGGTTACGGGTATTTAGGTACGAAGGACAACCGGCAGTCGGCCGTCCTTGTCTTTGAAAAGAAATAAAAAAAGTCTACGATCGAGAATAGAATTGGGGTTTCCATTACTCAACAGTAGTGGGATCCCAACAAGTTCGAAAATCTTCATTCCAACCAGCAATTTCCTTCATATCTGCATCTGATAAAACAAAATCATATACATCTGCATTCTCTCGAATTCGATCTGGATTCTTTGATTTTGGAATGACTACATGGCCTGCTTGCAAAGACCAACGAATCAAAATTTGCGCATTTGATTTTTTATATTGGTTCGCTAGTTTTGTGATACGAGAATCTTCCAACTTTTGTCCATGAGCAAGCGGACTATACGCTTCGAGTAAAATTCCTTTTTGAATACAATATTCTTTTAGTTTTGTATCCTGCAAAAAGGGATGGTATTCCACTTGGTTCATCGCAGGAACTGTTCCCGTTTCTTTTAAAAGTTCTTCCAGG
The sequence above is drawn from the Leptospira sp. WS4.C2 genome and encodes:
- the recA gene encoding recombinase RecA, which codes for MKKEKADKAQEKETDQRKQAIDAALGQIEKQFGKGSIMRLGADTRMSEMNVVSTGSLDLDIALGIGGFPSGRILEIYGPESSGKTTLTLSAIAETQKKGGIAAFIDAEHALDPSYAKKLGVNVDDLLVAQPDNGEEALEICESLVRSNAIDLIVIDSVAALVPKAEIEGDMGDSHMGLQARLMSQALRKLTGTISKSNTTVIFINQIRMKIGVMFGSPETTTGGNALKFYASIRLDIRRIETLKEKEEPVGSRVRVKVVKNKCAPPFRQAEFDIMYATGINKESSLIDLAVRHDLIGKAGSWYSHGGEKIGQGKEQVRLFFLENPDIAFKIENQVRDLNGLPLVDQAKIQTREVKSIERDPKETKETKSKQPVSFSTETDGDVAVGE